Proteins encoded in a region of the Drosophila sechellia strain sech25 chromosome 2L, ASM438219v1, whole genome shotgun sequence genome:
- the LOC6612138 gene encoding kinesin-like protein KIN-7O isoform X1, which yields MSAKNASSIQVCIKVRPCEPGLTSLWQVKEGRSIHLADSHAEPYVFDYVFDEGASNQDVFDRMARHIVHACMQGFNGTIFAYGQTSSGKTYTMMGDEQNPGVMVLAAKEIFQQISNETERDFLLRVGYIEIYNEKIYDLLNKKNQDLKIHESGNGIVNVNCEECIITSEADLLRLLCLGNKERTVGETNMNERSSRSHAIFKIIIESRKSDHSDDDAVIQSVLNLVDLAGSERADQTGARGARLKEGGHINKSLLFLSNVIKSLSENADNKFTSYRDSKLTRILQASLGGNAFTSIICTIKPSIMEESQSTLSFATRAKKIRIKPQVNEMVSDATMMKRLEREIKVLKDKLAEEERKNENQQKVEHLERRIKNDMHKIICGHSLSDKVQQKRRRTWCPTASGSHLELAETGTTEDRIGQFPKASHLPKPEFFPTSNAGKRWDNIPKTINILGSLDIATDSNSISEEFLPAECIDFGSPHPNVLNPMLTIRQLPDLALTPKGPLTTDKIKKEIQDLQMFTSLEKHFEVECEEVQGLKEKLAEVTAQRNHLEQESLAEKERYDDLQKEITSLRSANEAANSKISALEEQLSTLKQTMSRMEVENQEAVGLEFEFEAHKKSSKLRVDDLLSALSEKESTIENLQKSLDILSRDVLRNSKEDHMLSIVQEQEDIAGDSICNKCAELEKLIADLESKKSACECDQLRLEIVTVHDKLESIESAFNLASSEIIQKTKELSASQNDFGQLQERYDALDQQWQAQQAGIKTLHDEHDMVQKKYQKLQEEYEQLERRARSASSAEFERLQNENTKSQADITSLNKRVEEAQNMLREVQNSESTVEKLQIENQELTAKITELETNFEEMQREYDCLSNQLLESVQENDALREEIKRRPTSLDVVSMMSSGISSDFDEQKQEVPLDRNLLHQFVKLSESIQQIELQHHSGISRLFRAYQTKLDQSEPGLKLCLESAEYIEEDNRQSDATEPICLKGFLKRHRFQIKRLSQEHVEVGEEKRLLDIISQLEQEIEEKSALMEATEATINEMREQMTNLESALLEKSVIINKVEDYQRQIESLEKQNAEMTMVYEELQDRVTRESSMSESLLRVPPDEDTLPGCPTTPSRREQEVATLETSITELQSQVCDLRAELQNQLRQIQLKDGNIARLQTDFEEMSERCLSMEVRLAELDEDTKQKQELLDRQAQKLSDDLCLIDQLQKKNAQLVEQYHKATESLNLAEAKPDQMLLSSQYDSQIEKLNQLLMAAKEELHDVRRIKDDEISALRMEFLRQIDTSQKENQAKFYAELQETKDRYESNVAELKKKLSEVEEILSSVTVRCQADLEALRSAHKENISQAVEERNNLIGQHQAEIETIRETFKDKLAEASSQQSKMEEDFRTEISDVRATLMEQLNQTKEERDKAAAKLEEVETTLEQMISRGRVMSDTITELEKTKAEQDLAVNKLTMDNIELEKQCSKTQEQLQMESLTRDQNNLGIEAHIKKLDLIVASSKNRIIELEEKCGQQLLDLDKCRLEKLSLESEIQKANAEHSCTMDKLQELQAKMKVLSKRNEMEKCDFETKLETFTSKITDLEEVLKKAQHKVLLYDDLVSQHERLKISLAEANELSSNLQKKVTSLHTELIDYQKGISSRDVEINELREELKAAMDAKATASTEQMTLVAQLKDVEERMANQAEKFTREAANLKGSINELILKLNSLQETKDMLESGNEELKEQLRNSQNLRNMLDEESKVCISLKEKLVKLEEEKTSLEQQLRDNTSEIYQRYTELTKELELGRNRNAELTKKCEELCSDLENTDLIRLDLQETKEQLEKTVEKNLGWQQKFDEVTRECEKLRFDLQSKEVRNESKVQELINECEQLGSTLKSKEASFRSENESMERTISSLLDDKRNLEEKLCSVNDTVAKLETEIATLQAQKVNPNNASFESIASNESPGAPAPRKSLDRNAGPRKSIPFECEIRKNRRISVHDERRQSYWNDVREFGIMTDPVDNNCNCAELNCKLKECQRELFIRESQVTALKMELNHHPLKDENAQLTKRVIEEQDKAKVEQKRLKMKIQDLNAKINDLTTASSKEPGSNQMAHAAKPATVAAQTQTESDLEAILEKTNIKYQDAVRLLRSRYNLIKDLEEKLRQNENSDTSNITSLSAGQTSALKAQCESLKREISTIKNKYESAKRILAIRKDDLDALREKLAKYETATLDK from the exons ATGTCTGCGAAGAACGCAAGCTCCATCCAGGTCTGCATCAAGGTGCGTCCCTGCGAGCCCGGGCTCACTTCGCTCTGGCAGGTGAAGGAAGGCCGCTCCATCCATTTGGCGGACAGCCATGCGGAGCCCTATGTCTTCG ACTATGTGTTCGACGAGGGCGCCAGCAACCAGGACGTGTTCGACCGGATGGCCAGGCACATAGTGCACGCCTGCATGCAGGGCTTCAACGGAACTATTTTTGCCTACGGCCAGACGTCGTCGG GCAAGACGTACACCATGATGGGCGACGAACAAAATCCGGGCGTCATGGTGCTGGCCGCCAAGGAGATCTTCCAACAGATCTCCAATGAGACGGAGCGGGACTTTCTGCTGCGCGTGGGGTACATCGAGATCTACAACGAGAAGATCTACGATCTGCTAAACAAGAAGAATCAGGACCTCAAGATCCACGAGTCCGGCAACGGGATTGTGAATGTGAACTGCGAGGAGTGCATCATAACCAGCGAGGCTGACCTCCTGCGCCTGCTATGCTTGGGCAATAAGGAGCGCACTGTGGGCGAGACCAACATGAACGAGCGGTCCAGCCGTTCGCACGCCATCTTCAAGATA ATCATCGAGTCCCGAAAGTCGGACCACAGCGATGACGACGCAGTGATTCAAAGCGTGCTGAACCTGGTGGATCTGGCTGGGTCGGAGCGTGCGGACCAAACGGGTGCTCGAGGAGCGCGCCTCAAAGAGGGCGGTCATATAAACAAGAGCCTACTTTTTCTCAGCAACGTTATCAAGAGTCTGTCGGAAAACGCGGACAATAAATTTACCAGCTACCGCGATTCCAAGCTGACGCGCATTCTGCAGGCTTCTTTGGGCGGCAATGCATTCACATCCATCATTTGCACAATCAAACCATCGATCATGGAAGAATCGCAGTCTACCCTTAGTTTCGCCACGCGAGCCAAGAAGATCCGCATTAAGCCGCAGGTCAACGAGATGGTATCTGACGCCACAATGATGAAGCGGCTGGAGCGAGAAATAAAGGTGCTTAAGGATAAGCTGGCCGAAGAAGAGCGCAAAAACGAGAACCAGCAAAAGGTAGAGCATCTGGAGAGACGAATAAAAAACGACATGCACAAGATAATCTGTGGTCACTCCCTGAGCGACAAGGTTCAGCAGAAGCGACGCCGTACTTGGTGTCCCACTGCATCGGGATCGCATTTGGAGCTAGCAGAAACCGGCACAACTGAAGATCGAATTGGCCAATTTCCAAAGGCCTCCCACCTTCCAAAACCAGAGTTTTTTCCCACTTCAAATGCCGGCAAACGATGGGACAACATTCCAAAGACTATAAACATTTTGGGTTCCCTGGATATCGCTACCGATAGCAACTCCATTAGTGAGGAATTTCTCCCGGCAGAGTGCATTGACTTTGGCTCCCCTCACCCAAATGTCCTCAATCCCATGTTGACCATCAGGCAACTCCCAGACCTGGCTCTCACTCCCAAGGGCCCCTTAAC AACGGATAAAATCAAGAAGGAAATCCAGGACTTGCAAATGTTCACCAGCTTAGAGAAGCATTTTGAGGTGGAGTGCGAAGAGGTGCAGGGTTTAAAAGAAAAGCTGGCCGAGGTTACAGCACAGCGGAATCATTTAGAGCAAGAGTCATTAGCCGAAAAGGAGCG TTATGATGATCTTCAAAAGGAGATAACCAGCCTAAGATCGGCCAATGAGGCTGCGAATTCAAAGATCAGCGCATTGGAAGAGCAACTGAGCACTCTGAAGCAGACTATGAGCAGAATGGAAGTGGAAAATCAGGAGGCCGTGGGCCTCGAGTTTGAGTTTGAGGCTCACAAGAAATCATCGAAACTTCGCGTGGATGACTTACTCTCTGCCCTTTCAGAAAAGGAGTCGACTATAGAGAATCTTCAAAAGTCCCTTGACATTTTATCCCGCGATGTCTTACGGAACAGCAAGGAGGACCACATGCTTTCCATTGTCCAAGAGCAGGAAGACATCGCCGGCGACAGTATATGCAACAAGTGTGCCGAACTAGAGAAGCTGATTGCAGATTTAGAGTCCAAGAAAAGTGCATGCGAGTGTGATCAGCTCCGGTTGGAGATCGTCACTGTTCACGACAAGTTAGAGAGCATTGAATCGGCATTTAACCTGGCAAGCTCGGAGATTATTCAAAAGACAAAAGAGCTATCTGCATCACAGAATGACTTTGGACAACTACAGGAAAGGTACGACGCTCTGGACCAACAGTGGCAGGCTCAACAAGCGGGCATCAAAACCCTACATGACGAGCACGACATGGTTCAGAAGAAATACCAGAAGCTGCAGGAGGAGTACGAGCAGTTGGAACGCAGGGCAAGAAGTGCCTCCAGCGCTGAGTTTGAACGGCttcaaaatgaaaacacaAAGTCTCAAGCCGATATCACATCCCTCAATAAACGAGTGGAGGAGGCCCAAAACATGCTTAGGGAAGTCCAAAACTCTGAATCTACTGTGGAAAAGCTTCAAATAGAAAATCAAGAACTAACAGCGAAAATCACAGAACTGGAGACCAACTTTGAAGAGATGCAGCGGGAATACGACTGCCTTTCCAATCAACTGTTGGAGAGCGTCCAGGAGAACGATGCCCTGCGAGAGGAGATAAAGCGACGACCCACGAGCCTTGACGTTGTGTCCATGATGAGTTCCGGTATAAGCTCCGATTTTGACGAACAGAAGCAGGAGGTCCCCCTGGACAGGAACCTTCTACACCAGTTTGTAAAGCTATCTGAGTCCATCCAACAGATAGAGCTGCAGCATCATTCCGGCATCAGTCGCCTCTTTAGAGCCTACCAAACGAAACTGGATCAGAGCGAGCCAGGGCTTAAGCTTTGCCTTGAGTCTGCTGAGTACATAGAGGAAGACAATCGTCAATCAGATGCAACTGAACCTATTTGTCTCAAAGGTTTTCTCAAGCGACACAGATTTCAGATAAAGCGACTTAGCCAGGAACATGTAGAGGTGGGAGAGGAGAAGCGACTGCTTGATATTATTTCGCAGCTGGAACAGGAAATCGAAGAGAAGAGTGCGCTTATGGAGGCAACAGAGGCAACCATCAACGAAATGCGAGAGCAGATGACTAACCTAGAGTCGGCACTCCTCGAAAAGAGCGTTATAATAAACAAGGTTGAGGACTATCAGCGCCAGATCGAGTCCctggaaaaacaaaatgcgGAGATGACAATGGTGTACGAGGAGCTGCAAGATAGAGTAACAAGGGAGAGCTCAATGAGCGAGAGTCTGCTCCGAGTTCCACCTGACGAGGATACCCTTCCAGGATGCCCTACAACTCCCAGCAGACGAGAACAGGAGGTCGCCACGCTAGAGACATCCATAACAGAATTGCAGTCACAGGTCTGTGATCTAAGGGCTGAACTTCAAAACCAATTAAGGCAGATCCAGTTGAAAGACGGGAACATAGCAAGACTACAAACGGATTTTGAGGAAATGAGTGAGCGCTGCTTATCGATGGAGGTGAGGCTAGCCGAGTTGGATGAGGATACTAAGCAAAAACAAGAACTGCTGGATCGTCAGGCCCAGAAGCTCTCCGATGACCTATGCCTTATCGATCAGCTTCAAAAGAAAAACGCGCAGCTCGTTGAACAGTATCATAAAGCGACAGAATCTCTCAATCTCGCGGAGGCCAAGCCGGATCAGATGCTACTTTCCTCCCAATATGATAGTCAGATCGAGAAACTTAACCAATTGCTAATGGCAGCCAAAGAAGAACTACACGATGTGCGGAGAATAAAAGACGATGAGATAAGTGCTTTGCGAATGGAGTTCCTGCGCCAGATTGATACGAGTCAGAAAGAGAACCAAGCCAAGTTCTACGCTGAGTTGCAGGAGACTAAGGATCGCTATGAGAGCAATGTGGCCGAGTTAAAAAAGAAGCTATCGGAGGTAGAGGAGATACTCTCCAGCGTTACGGTTCGTTGTCAGGCGGATTTGGAAGCGCTTAGATCTGCtcataaagaaaatatttctcaggCTGTGGAGGAAAGAAATAATTTGATTGGCCAGCACCAGGCTGAAATCGAGACGATCAGGGAAACCTTTAAAGATAAGCTAGCTGAGGCTAGCTCCCAACAATCAAAAATGGAAGAAGACTTTAGAACGGAAATAAGCGATGTAAGAGCCACCCTAATGGAGCAATTGAATCAAACGAAAGAGGAGCGCGATAAGGCAGCCGCGAAGCTTGAGGAGGTCGAAACGACACTGGAGCAGATGATAAGTAGGGGACGTGTCATGTCAGACACCATTACTGAGCTGGAGAAAACAAAAGCTGAGCAGGACTTGGCAGTCAATAAATTAACAATGGACAACATCGAATTGGAGAAGCAGTGCAGTAAGACGCAGGAGCAGTTGCAAATGGAATCGCTTACTCGAGATCAAAACAATTTAGGAATAGAAGCACATATTAAAAAGCTGGATTTGATTGTGGCCTCTTCAAAGAATAGGATCATTGAGCTCGAGGAAAAGTGCGGCCAGCAGCTTCTGGATTTGGATAAATGTAGGCTGGAGAAGTTGTCCCTGGAATCAGAGATTCAAAAAGCTAATGCAGAGCATTCGTGCACCATGGATAAACTTCAGGAACTCCAAGCTAAAATGAAAGTCCTAAGCAAGCGGAATGAGATGGAAAAGTGTGATTTCGAAACTAAGCTCGAGACATTTACTTCCAAGATAACCGATCTCGAAGAAGTCTTGAAGAAGGCACAACATAAAGTTCTTCTTTATGACGATTTGGTATCGCAGCACGAACGCCTAAAAATCTCTCTTGCCGAGGCAAATGAACTGTCATCAAACTTGCAAAAGAAAGTGACGAGCCTGCACACGGAATTGATTGATTACCAAAAGGGAATATCGAGTCGAGATGTGGAAATCAATGAGCTACGCGAAGAACTGAAGGCCGCTATGGATGCAAAGGCAACTGCGAGCACGGAACAAATGACTCTGGTAGCGCAGCTCAAAGATGTCGAGGAGCGGATGGCAAACCAGGCAGAAAAGTTCACACGTGAGGCGGCTAATCTAAAAGGATCAATAAACGAGCTCATCTTGAAGCTCAATTCCCTGCAAGAAACTAAAGATATGCTAGAGTCCGGAAATGAAGAACTCAAAGAACAGCTGAGAAATTCCCAAAACCTGCGGAACATGCTGGATGAGGAGAGTAAGGTGTGTATCTCCCTAAAAGAAAAATTAGTCAAATTGGAAGAAGAAAAAACTAGCCTTGAACAGCAGCTGCGAGACAATACATCAGAAATATATCAAAGATACACGGAGCTTACCAAGGAGTTGGAGCTGGGCCGCAACAGAAATGCAGAACTTACAAAGAAGTGTGAGGAGCTGTGCTCTGATCTG GAAAACACAGACCTGATACGACTCGATCTGCAAGAAACTAAAGAGCAACTGGAGAAAACGGTGGAAAAAAATCTTGGATGGCAACAGAAGTTTGACGAAGTGACAAGGGAGTGCGAAAAGCTACGATTCGATTTG CAATCCAAAGAGGTGCGAAATGAAAGTAAGGTTCAGGAATTGATAAACGAGTGCGAGCAGCTCGGGTCAACTCTG AAATCCAAGGAAGCCAGTTTTCGGTCTGAGAATGAAAGCATGGAGAGAACGATCTCAAGTCTTTTGGATGACAAACGCAACCTCGAGGAAAAGTTGTGCTCGGTGAACGATACTGTGGCTAAGCTCGAGACGGAAATAGCCACGTTGCAAGCACAAAAAGTTAACCCAAATAACGCTTCCTTTGAGTCAATTGCCTCAAACGAATCGCCAGGTGCTCCTGCGCCGCGAAAAAGTCTAGATCGGAATGCTGGGCCGAGG AAATCGATTCCCTTTGAATGCGAAATACGGAAGAATCGACGAATCAGCGTCCATGATGAGCGACGGCAGTCTTACTGGAACGACGTTCGGGAATTCGGCATCATGACAGATCCCGTTG acaacaactgcaactgtGCGGAGCTGAATTGCAAGCTTAAGGAGTGCCAGCGGGAGCTCTTCATTCGCGAGAGTCAAGTGACGGCACTAAAGATGGAGCTGAACCATCATCCGCTGAAGGATGAGAATGCGCAACTAACGAAGCGAGTTATTGAGGAGCAAGACAAGGCAAAGGTTGAGCAGAAACGGCTTAAAATGAAGATTCAAGATCTTAATGCAAAGATTAATGACCTCACCACGGCATCCTCCAAGGAACCAGGATCTAACCAAATGGCACACGCAGCTAAACCTGCTACCGTAGCCGCTCAAACTCAGACGGAATCCGATCTTGAGGCAATCCTTGAGAAAACGAACATAAAGTATCAGGATGCGGTTCGCTTGTTGCGCTCACGTTACAATCTCATCAAGGATCTGGAAGAGAAACTTAGGCAAAACGAAAACAGTGACACCTCGAATATTACCTCACTCTCAGCCGGACAAACAAGTGCATTGAAG GCACAGTGTGAGTCCTTAAAGAGGGAAATTTCCACTATCAAAAATAAGTATGAATCCGCCAAACGAATTTTGGCGATTCGAAAAGATGATTTGGATGCTCTGCGGGAAAAACTCGCGAAATATGAAACAGCTACATTAGATAAATAA